A single region of the Acidobacteriota bacterium genome encodes:
- a CDS encoding DUF3604 domain-containing protein produces MTRARMPFAPLAVLLTLAVACTSEAPDGPGAASGPDPAASEEGRSIRNAYFGDVHVHTKYSFDAYIFGTRADPDDAYRFAKGEPLTHAAGIEMSLKAPLDFLAVADHATYLGMFEQMDNPDSSVGGHPLSVALRSAATPADRSAVFQEVLPRERGFVQPDDLLDLDVVASAWQKIVEAAERHNDPGNFTTFIGYEFTAGGRRGENLHRNVIFRNSNVPGIPFSRIEANNNPELLWDWMDEQRAQGIDSLAIPHNSNGSDGWMFQLTDRAGDPIDSAYAEQRMRNEPLVEVTQVKGTSDTHPLLSPNDEWADFGIMERTIGSDFPSQPQGSYVREAYVNGLALEEKQGFNPFRFGLIGSSDTHNAAGSFREDDYWSKTGLLDITPEQRGSVPRKDTGEYDDPTRQYWGASGLAAVWAESNTREDIFRAFQRKETFATTGPRMRVRFFAGYDLDDTTLAGDDGIARAYAEGVAMGGDLMADGSGRSPRFLVWAIRDATTDPLDRLQVIKGWTENGATQEMVYDIACSSGSTVDGASHRCSDNGATVDVTTCSTDEGDGASELEALWQDPDFDPNRRAFYYVRVLQNPSCRWSTWDAIRAGVQPKPGLPATIQERAWSSPIWYVPGDAGETD; encoded by the coding sequence GTGACGCGTGCCCGGATGCCGTTCGCACCGTTGGCGGTCCTCCTGACCCTGGCCGTCGCCTGCACGAGCGAGGCCCCAGACGGACCTGGCGCAGCCAGCGGCCCGGACCCGGCAGCGAGCGAGGAGGGCCGGTCGATCCGCAACGCCTACTTCGGCGACGTTCACGTCCATACGAAGTACTCGTTCGACGCCTACATCTTCGGCACCCGCGCCGATCCCGACGATGCCTACCGGTTCGCCAAGGGAGAACCGCTGACGCATGCGGCCGGCATCGAGATGAGCCTGAAGGCGCCGCTCGACTTCCTCGCGGTTGCCGACCATGCCACCTATCTGGGCATGTTCGAGCAGATGGACAACCCGGACTCCTCGGTCGGCGGGCATCCCCTTTCGGTCGCCCTGCGGAGTGCCGCAACGCCGGCGGATCGCAGCGCCGTGTTCCAGGAAGTGCTGCCGCGGGAACGGGGCTTCGTCCAACCGGACGACCTGCTCGATCTCGACGTCGTCGCGAGCGCCTGGCAGAAGATCGTGGAGGCTGCCGAAAGGCACAACGATCCCGGCAACTTCACGACCTTCATCGGCTATGAGTTCACCGCCGGAGGCCGCCGGGGCGAGAACCTGCATCGCAACGTCATCTTCCGGAATTCGAACGTGCCCGGCATTCCGTTCAGCCGGATCGAGGCAAACAACAACCCCGAGCTGCTTTGGGACTGGATGGACGAGCAGCGCGCGCAGGGCATCGATTCTCTGGCGATACCGCACAACTCCAACGGCTCGGACGGGTGGATGTTCCAGCTCACCGACCGGGCGGGCGACCCCATCGATAGCGCCTACGCCGAACAGCGCATGCGGAACGAGCCCCTGGTCGAGGTCACCCAGGTCAAGGGCACGTCCGACACCCATCCGCTCCTGTCACCAAACGACGAGTGGGCGGACTTCGGGATCATGGAGCGGACGATCGGCAGCGACTTCCCCAGTCAACCACAGGGCAGCTACGTGCGCGAGGCCTACGTGAACGGTCTCGCCCTGGAAGAAAAACAGGGCTTCAACCCGTTTCGCTTCGGCCTGATCGGCTCCTCGGACACCCACAACGCCGCCGGGTCCTTTCGGGAAGACGACTACTGGAGCAAGACCGGGCTGCTGGACATCACGCCGGAGCAACGCGGATCGGTCCCGCGCAAGGATACGGGCGAGTACGACGACCCGACCAGGCAGTACTGGGGAGCGTCGGGCCTGGCCGCGGTGTGGGCCGAGTCCAACACCAGGGAGGACATCTTCCGCGCGTTCCAGCGAAAGGAGACGTTCGCCACCACCGGCCCGCGGATGCGTGTCCGCTTCTTCGCCGGCTACGACCTGGACGACACGACCCTGGCCGGCGACGACGGCATCGCGAGGGCCTACGCGGAAGGCGTCGCCATGGGCGGCGACCTGATGGCGGATGGCTCCGGGCGTTCACCGAGATTCCTGGTCTGGGCGATCAGGGACGCGACGACCGATCCGCTGGATCGCCTGCAGGTCATCAAGGGATGGACCGAGAACGGCGCGACCCAGGAGATGGTCTACGACATCGCCTGCTCCTCCGGGTCGACCGTCGATGGAGCTTCGCACCGCTGCTCCGACAACGGCGCTACCGTGGATGTGACGACGTGTTCGACGGATGAGGGTGACGGAGCATCCGAGCTCGAGGCCCTCTGGCAGGATCCGGACTTCGATCCGAACCGGCGCGCCTTCTACTACGTGCGCGTCCTGCAGAACCCCAGTTGTCGCTGGTCGACCTGGGACGCGATCCGGGCGGGGGTTCAGCCGAAGCCCGGTCTGCCGGCCACGATCCAGGAACGGGCCTGGTCGTCACCCATCTGGTACGTGCCCGGCGACGCCGGCGAGACCGACTAA
- a CDS encoding CHAD domain-containing protein: MPLPADLLRRDAEEAVRLIVLHLLSQAREAGPRCLDPEDAEGLHDFRVAIRRLRSTLSAWKGLLRGVVKKRDRRTLAGFQKRTGSGRDTEVAIEWLENQVEALEPEHRPGSEWVEARLRSASQAGSGDSNEIVCAEFTEWADGFESRVGYGASAAGVGAPYGEALAERVDRVAHRLKTCVDGLGDDRKRGPHRVRIAGKRLRYLVEPVRAEIELAGTLVDRCKQLQDVLGTLNDANVLADLLSAWREEIPVDGESSAKDCGVVELARRNAVRAEASYRSFRLDWLDNGGMQTLLDEAAALARQLRG, encoded by the coding sequence ATGCCTCTTCCGGCCGATCTGCTGCGGCGGGACGCGGAGGAGGCGGTGCGTCTGATCGTGCTCCATCTTCTCTCGCAGGCGCGCGAGGCCGGGCCGCGCTGCCTCGACCCGGAAGACGCCGAGGGCCTCCACGACTTCAGGGTCGCGATCCGGCGGCTGCGGAGCACCTTGAGCGCCTGGAAGGGACTGCTGCGTGGTGTGGTGAAGAAGCGGGACCGGCGGACGCTCGCCGGGTTCCAGAAACGGACCGGCAGCGGTCGCGATACCGAAGTGGCCATCGAGTGGTTGGAGAACCAGGTCGAGGCGCTGGAGCCGGAGCACCGGCCCGGCAGCGAGTGGGTCGAGGCGCGACTTCGGTCGGCAAGCCAGGCGGGTTCAGGCGACTCGAACGAGATCGTCTGTGCCGAGTTCACCGAGTGGGCTGACGGCTTCGAGTCGCGCGTGGGCTACGGTGCGTCGGCGGCGGGCGTGGGCGCGCCGTACGGGGAGGCGCTGGCCGAGAGGGTGGATCGGGTCGCTCACAGGCTGAAGACTTGCGTCGACGGCTTGGGCGACGATCGGAAGCGTGGGCCTCACAGGGTGCGCATCGCCGGCAAGCGTCTCCGCTACCTCGTCGAACCCGTGAGAGCGGAGATCGAACTCGCGGGCACCCTGGTCGATCGTTGCAAGCAGCTCCAGGACGTGCTCGGTACTCTGAACGACGCGAACGTCCTCGCCGATCTACTAAGCGCCTGGCGGGAAGAAATTCCTGTTGACGGCGAATCGTCGGCGAAGGACTGCGGAGTAGTCGAGTTGGCCCGGCGGAATGCTGTTCGGGCGGAGGCGAGCTACCGGTCGTTTCGCCTCGACTGGCTCGACAACGGCGGTATGCAGACGCTACTGGACGAAGCCGCCGCCCTGGCGCGGCAACTCCGCGGCTAG
- a CDS encoding tryptophanase, which yields MKTIIEPFRIKAVEPIRLATPEQREEVLRSAGFNLFKIAAGHVLIDLLTDSGTGAMSAQQWAAVMRADESYAGSTSFLRLRETVGDIMGFERMLPTHQGRASERILFDLIGGSGKIVPNNAHFDTTRANIEHSGARAVDLGIPEATDPTNRHPFKGNLDLDRLESLLAAEGSSVPVVMCTVTSNTSGGQPVSLENLRATRDLCDRHGVPLFLDACRFAENAWFIKEREAGQQERSARDIAREMFDLADGATISAKKDGIVNIGGLLLLRDQELFRRASDLTILTEGYVTYGGLAGRDLEAMAQGFREVLDEDYLRYRIRSTTYVGEKLLEAGIQIVEPPGGHAIYIDACRFCPHLSREQLPGQALVVALYRHAGIRTCEVGTVMFGARQQPPLDLVRLAVPRRVYTQSHMDYVVEALVELYAQRERIRGLRIVGAPEALPHFSARFEEV from the coding sequence ATGAAGACGATCATCGAACCCTTCCGGATCAAGGCGGTCGAGCCGATCCGGCTCGCCACGCCGGAGCAGCGGGAAGAGGTGCTCCGAAGCGCCGGCTTCAATCTGTTCAAGATCGCGGCGGGGCACGTGCTGATCGATCTTCTGACGGACAGCGGCACCGGCGCCATGAGCGCGCAGCAGTGGGCCGCGGTCATGCGTGCGGACGAGAGTTACGCCGGCTCGACCAGCTTCCTCCGCCTGCGCGAGACGGTCGGGGACATCATGGGCTTCGAGCGGATGCTGCCGACCCACCAGGGGCGAGCCAGCGAGCGGATTCTCTTCGACCTGATCGGCGGCAGCGGGAAGATCGTTCCGAACAACGCCCACTTCGACACCACCCGAGCGAACATCGAACACAGCGGCGCCCGGGCGGTCGACCTCGGCATTCCCGAGGCAACCGATCCAACGAACCGTCACCCGTTCAAGGGAAACCTCGATCTGGACCGGCTGGAGTCGCTGCTTGCGGCCGAGGGTTCGAGCGTACCCGTCGTCATGTGCACGGTGACGAGCAACACGAGCGGCGGCCAGCCGGTGAGCCTGGAGAATCTCCGCGCGACGCGGGACCTGTGCGACCGGCACGGTGTGCCGCTGTTCCTGGATGCCTGCCGGTTCGCCGAGAACGCCTGGTTCATCAAGGAGCGGGAGGCCGGACAGCAGGAGCGTTCCGCACGCGACATCGCGCGCGAGATGTTCGACCTCGCCGACGGCGCCACGATCAGCGCCAAGAAGGACGGGATCGTCAACATCGGGGGGCTACTGCTCCTGCGTGACCAGGAGCTGTTCCGCCGCGCCAGCGACCTGACGATCCTGACAGAGGGGTACGTGACGTACGGGGGCCTCGCCGGCCGCGATCTCGAGGCGATGGCGCAGGGGTTCCGGGAGGTGCTCGACGAGGACTATCTCCGCTACCGGATCCGCAGCACGACGTACGTCGGCGAGAAGCTGCTGGAGGCCGGCATCCAGATCGTCGAGCCGCCGGGGGGACACGCGATCTACATCGACGCCTGCCGGTTCTGCCCGCACCTGTCCCGGGAGCAGCTTCCCGGCCAGGCGCTCGTGGTCGCTCTCTACCGGCATGCCGGCATTCGCACCTGCGAGGTGGGCACCGTCATGTTCGGCGCGCGGCAACAGCCGCCGCTCGACCTGGTCCGGCTGGCCGTGCCGCGGCGGGTCTACACGCAATCCCACATGGACTACGTCGTGGAGGCTCTGGTCGAGTTGTACGCGCAGCGCGAGCGCATTCGCGGTCTCCGGATCGTGGGCGCTCCGGAAGCGCTGCCGCACTTCTCGGCGCGCTTCGAGGAGGTGTAG
- a CDS encoding Na+:solute symporter yields MRLNGLDWTVLAAYGALALAVGLVFARRAGAGTGQFFLAGRNLPWWLLGTSMVATTFSTDTPNLVTDLVRNGGVSGNWMWWAFLITGMCTTFFYAKLWRRSGVFTDIGFYELRYAGRAAVFLRGFRAVYLGVFFNVMIMAAVLLAGIKIGGVLLGADKYTTVLVAAAVTAAYSATSGLWGVVVTDLMLFVIAMTGSVAAAWYALAHPAVGGLSGLVSNPDIAVRLALLPDFADWETAATVFLIPIAVQWWSTWYPGAEPGGGGYAAQRMLAARSERDSMGATLWFNIAHYALRPWPWILVALASLVVYPTLDSIAQAFPHLDPSIIRHDLAYPAMLVFLPHGLLGLVVASLAAALMSTISTHLNWGASYIVDDVYRRFVRPGRGESHYVLVARLSTIALVALAAVVALWLENAMQAFQILLQIGAGTGLIFLLRWFWWRINAWSEISAMVVSFAVAVWFQFVHEGLGLVLPSTAAQLLLGVGLTTAVWFGVTMATRPTETAILQSFYDRVRPFARGWRRVVATQADEPGSATAALLAWMLGCAAVYAALFGTGMALYGRFGAAAALGSAALAAGYGLFRILPRTTG; encoded by the coding sequence ATGCGCCTGAACGGCCTCGACTGGACCGTCCTCGCCGCCTACGGCGCGCTCGCCCTCGCCGTTGGACTCGTCTTCGCCCGACGCGCCGGCGCTGGGACCGGCCAGTTCTTCCTCGCCGGGCGGAACCTACCTTGGTGGCTGCTCGGCACGTCGATGGTCGCCACGACGTTCTCGACCGACACGCCGAACCTGGTGACCGACCTGGTGCGGAACGGCGGCGTTTCGGGCAACTGGATGTGGTGGGCGTTCCTGATCACCGGCATGTGCACGACGTTCTTCTACGCGAAGCTGTGGCGGCGCTCGGGCGTGTTCACCGACATCGGGTTCTACGAACTCCGTTACGCGGGGCGGGCGGCGGTGTTCCTGCGGGGCTTCCGGGCCGTGTACCTCGGCGTCTTCTTCAACGTGATGATCATGGCGGCGGTGCTGCTCGCCGGCATCAAGATCGGCGGCGTGCTGCTCGGCGCCGACAAGTACACGACGGTGCTCGTCGCAGCGGCGGTGACGGCGGCCTACTCCGCGACCTCCGGCCTATGGGGCGTCGTCGTCACCGATCTCATGTTGTTCGTCATCGCGATGACGGGCTCGGTGGCCGCGGCCTGGTACGCGCTCGCGCACCCGGCCGTCGGCGGTCTATCCGGACTCGTCTCGAACCCCGACATCGCCGTGCGTCTGGCCCTGCTGCCCGACTTCGCGGACTGGGAGACCGCCGCCACCGTCTTCCTGATCCCCATCGCCGTCCAGTGGTGGTCCACCTGGTACCCGGGCGCCGAACCGGGCGGCGGCGGCTACGCGGCCCAGCGCATGCTCGCGGCGCGCAGCGAGCGGGACTCGATGGGCGCGACCCTGTGGTTCAACATTGCCCACTACGCGCTGCGGCCCTGGCCGTGGATCCTGGTCGCGCTGGCCTCGCTGGTCGTCTACCCGACCCTGGACTCGATCGCCCAGGCCTTCCCCCATCTCGACCCGTCGATCATCCGGCACGACCTCGCCTACCCGGCGATGCTGGTCTTCCTGCCGCACGGCCTGCTCGGCCTCGTCGTCGCGTCGCTGGCCGCGGCGCTGATGTCGACGATCTCGACGCATCTCAACTGGGGCGCCTCCTACATCGTCGACGACGTGTACCGGCGCTTCGTCCGGCCGGGCCGGGGCGAGTCGCACTACGTCCTAGTCGCGCGGCTTTCCACGATCGCTCTCGTGGCGCTGGCGGCGGTGGTCGCGCTCTGGCTTGAGAACGCGATGCAAGCGTTCCAGATCCTGCTCCAGATCGGTGCCGGCACCGGGCTGATCTTCCTGCTGCGCTGGTTCTGGTGGCGGATCAATGCCTGGTCGGAGATCTCGGCGATGGTCGTCTCCTTCGCGGTCGCCGTGTGGTTCCAGTTCGTCCACGAGGGGTTGGGGCTCGTGCTGCCCTCGACGGCCGCGCAGCTCCTCCTCGGCGTCGGGCTCACCACCGCGGTCTGGTTCGGCGTGACGATGGCTACCCGGCCGACGGAGACAGCGATCCTGCAGTCGTTCTACGACCGCGTCCGCCCGTTCGCTCGGGGCTGGCGGAGGGTCGTCGCGACCCAGGCGGACGAACCCGGCAGCGCCACCGCGGCGCTGCTCGCCTGGATGCTCGGCTGCGCCGCCGTGTATGCGGCCCTGTTCGGGACCGGCATGGCGCTCTACGGGCGTTTCGGTGCCGCGGCCGCCCTCGGCAGCGCCGCGCTAGCGGCGGGGTACGGCCTGTTCCGCATCCTGCCGCGCACGACCGGATAG